A stretch of the Argentina anserina chromosome 6, drPotAnse1.1, whole genome shotgun sequence genome encodes the following:
- the LOC126800673 gene encoding uncharacterized protein LOC126800673 has protein sequence MEIDKAIRECDDRRLKTKYNNAIYVIQRALALYSIEEVTFSFNGGKDSTVLLHLLRAGYFLHKGEQSCTNGGVKDFPIRTIYFDSPSAFPEINSFTYDAANMYGLELDIIRSDFKSGLEALLKGKPIRAIFLGVRMGDPTAVGQEQFSPSSRGWPPFMRVNPILDWSYRDVWAFLLTCKVQYCSLYDQGYTSIGSIYDTVPNSLLSINNSSSSKEVFRPAYFLSDGRLERAGRVKKVHHSVGGKKPVVANGLNSMELPKSSLLTASVIAVGDEILFGTAEDQLAHSLCRKLHSIGWSVSETTVVRNDIDSVAEEVERRQSSNDMVFIYGGVGPLHSDVTLAGVAKAFGVRLAPDEEFEEYLRHLIGDQCTGDRNEMALLPEGITELLHHEKLIVPLIKCKNVIIFTATNVLELDDEWNCLIELMRSSGELVMAQPFVSKCLTTNLADLEVAQPVSKLCLEFPDLYIGCYRISRREPLRIYFEGKDQDRIESAKEALCKKFNPGAFSEINLS, from the exons ATGGAGATTGACAAAGCAATCAGGGAGTGCGATGATCGAAGGCTTAAGACCAAGTACAACAACGCTATCTATGTCATTCAGAGAGCTCTTGCCCTCTACTC CATTGAAGAGGTCACCTTCAGCTTCAATGGGGGAAAAGATTCAACA GTTTTGCTGCACCTACTTAGGGCTGGCTACTTTTTGCATAAAGGGGAACAAAGCTGTACAAATGGGGGTGTAAAAGATTTTCCAATACGAACAATATATTTTGACTCCCCATCCGCTTTCCCTGAAATCAATTCATTTACTTATGATGCAGCCAACAT GTATGGTTTGGAACTGGATATCATTCGCTCAGATTTTAAGTCTGGTTTGGAGGCTTTACTAAAGGGCAAACCAATCAGAGCAATTTTCCTCGGAGTTCGAATGGGCGATCCTACTGCG GTTGGGCAAGAGCAGTTCTCTCCTAGTTCACGTGGCTGGCCACCTTTCATGAGAGTGAATCCCATCTTGGATTGGTCATACAG AGATGTGTGGGCCTTCCTCTTAACTTGCAAGGTTCAGTACTGCAGTCTTTATGATCAAGG ATATACTTCAATCGGGAGCATATACGATACAGTTCCGAATTCATTGTTAAGcatcaacaactcctccagcAGCAAAGAAGTATTTAGACCTGCGTATTTTCTTTCTGATGGAAGGTTAGAGAGAGCAGGGAGAGTTAAAAAAGTACATCATTCGGTTGGTGGGAAGAAGCCTGTTGTTGCCAATGGGCTTAACAGTATGGAGTTACCAAAGAGTAGCTTACTCACAGCATCGGTCATAGCTGTTGGGGATGAGATTCT GTTTGGCACTGCTGAGGATCAATTAGCGCATTCATTGTGTAGAAAGCTCCATTCCATTGGTTGGTCGGTATCAGAAACTACTGTTGTACGAAATGAT ATAGATTCTGTGGCTGAAGAAGTTGAGCGACGACAATCAAGTAATGATATG GTATTTATATATGGAGGGGTTGGCCCACTTCATTCAGATGTCACTTTGGCAGGTGTTGCAAAGGCTTTTGGGGTTCGTCTG GCTCCTGATGAAGAATTTGAAGAATATTTGAGGCATCTTATAGGTGATCAGTGCACAGGTGATCGGAATGAG ATGGCTCTGTTGCCCGAGGGAATTACTGAGTTATTGCATCATGAAAAGTTGATCGTCCCCTTG ATCAAGtgtaaaaatgtaataatattTACGGCTACAAACGTCCTGGAGCTAGACGATGAGTGGAACTGCCTAATTGAACTAATGAGGTCCAGTGGCGAGTTAGTAATGGCACAACCATTTGTATCCAAGTGCTTGACAACAAATCTTGCAGAT TTAGAAGTTGCTCAACCTGTGTCAAAACTCTGCCTAGAATTTCCAGACCTCTACATTG GGTGCTATCGCATATCAAGACGTGAGCCTCTTAGAATTTACTTTGAGGGCAAG GACCAAGATCGAATTGAATCAGCGAAAGAAGCATTGTGCAAGAAATTCAATCCAGGGGCTTTCTCTGAAATCAATTTGAGTTGA
- the LOC126800677 gene encoding uncharacterized protein LOC126800677 encodes METNGNMSISHGSQPSDATDSTNKEKPNEKVVFINHAEIAWQKRRREWVGDQSQKSQRAPREPIMSWTTTYEDLLMTTEPFQEPIPLAEMVDFLVDIWLEEGLYD; translated from the exons ATGGAAACTAATGGTAACATGTCTATTTCCCATGGAAGCCAACCTTCAGATGCTACAGATAGTACTAATAAAGAGAAGCCTAATGAGAAAGTAGTCTTTATAAACCATG CTGAGATAGCTTggcagaagagaagaagagaatggGTTGGTGATCAATCCCAGAAATCACAAAGAGCGCCAAGGGAACCAATAATGAG CTGGACCACAACATATGAGGATCTTCTTATGACTACTGAACCTTTCCAGGAGCCCATACCTTTAGCT GAAATGGTGGATTTTTTAGTTGATATATGGCTTGAGGAAGGCCTTTATGACTAG
- the LOC126800675 gene encoding probable xyloglucan endotransglucosylase/hydrolase protein 32 — protein MTLLLFFLLTLLVPSSNAGWPPSPGYWPSSKFRSMSFYKGFRTLWGPQHQSLDNNALTIWLDRTTGSGFKSNRPFRSGYFGSSIKLQPGYTAGVITAFYLSNSEAHPGFHDEVDIEFLGTTFGKPYTLQTNIYIRGSGDGKIIGREMKFHLWFDPTQNFHHYAILWSPKEIIFLVDDVPIRRYQRKSATTFPLRPMWLYGSIWDASSWATEDGKYKADYRYQPFVAKFTNFKAGGCSAYSPAWCHPVSASPFRSGGLTRQQFRVMKWVQENHMVYDYCRDSKRDHSLTPECWG, from the exons ATGACTCTCTTACTCTTCTTCCTCCTAACTCTTTTGGTACCTTCAAGCAATGCTGGCTGGCCACCATCACCTGGCTACTGGCCAAGTTCTAAATTCAGGTCTATGAGCTTTTATAAAGGGTTTAGAACCCTCTGGGGTCCTCAGCATCAGAGCTTAGACAACAATGCACTAACAATCTGGCTTGATAGAACCACAG GAAGTGGATTTAAGTCAAATAGACCATTTAGATCCGGTTACTTTGGTTCCTCCATTAAGCTTCAGCCTGGTTATACTGCAGGAGTTATAACAGCTTTCTAT CTTTCAAACAGTGAAGCTCATCCAGGGTTTCATGATGAAGTGGACATTGAATTTTTGGGGACTACATTTGGGAAGCCCTATACTTTACAGACCAATATTTACATCAGAGGAAGTGGAGATGGAAAAATTATTGGAAGAGAGATGAAGTTTCATTTGTGGTTTGATCCTACCCAGAATTTTCATCACTATGCTATATTATGGAGTCCTAAAGAGATTAT atTTTTAGTGGATGATGTGCCCATAAGGAGGTACCAAAGAAAGAGTGCTACAACATTTCCCTTAAGGCCAATGTGGCTCTATGGTTCAATATGGGATGCCTCATCATGGGCTACTGAAGATGGAAAATACAAAGCAGATTACAGATACCAACCCTTTGTTGCAAAGTTTACCAATTTCAAAGCTGGTGGTTGCTCAGCTTATTCCCCTGCCTGGTGCCACCCCGTCTCCGCCTCTCCATTCCGGTCGGGTGGGTTGACCCGACAACAGTTCCGGGTCATGAAATGGGTTCAGGAAAACCACATGGTGTATGACTACTGCAGGGACTCTAAGAGGGACCATTCTCTAACACCTGAATGCTGGGGTTGA
- the LOC126800672 gene encoding uncharacterized protein LOC126800672 isoform X1, translating into MADPHPIYLDLADSSLLDDNDEASEEPSVIGEIQIEDSEDDYQEEEQEQLPHPQIEPNYAIYLSTIGPPDEPIQPDSDYERHPASGKRRKIGSRETAAFETGESSQGSQWKSNEIDGLFCPICMEAWTSDGDHCTCCLPCGHIFGMSCIKKWLGKCHKQKCPQCNARCKLKDIRKLFAPQVISVDEESQKRIHLLEAKCASHEKEQAEWHKREAKLLKEQGVLERKIQQLMESKASGYAIGGFEKRFVSDNNILAGRSNGQPFGSNLRGQAYTCSFKLEKELRVAGARVFDVDTSKQILLISRRHAGIGGKDVLTKMSLIPPYDRDDILLPSSINSIRDLRISPSNSNLALCACLGKKLAVFSTENNNVIVSYDLPAAAWTCSWDLNDSNYIYAGLQNGYLMVFDMRQTSGPVEYLKGLTSNPIHTVHSLSYNSALPPCVRTVMSASSIGLCLWNFGGAEKGPILVPETENQGVCISLAYCPRTDDIVASYRPKVEFSDETAFTQPMFTPTRAIGQGTVGSHVLLKRASSSGHFLKLGSSVANVCDIGLPKSAIINIESRGRLFAYEDKLTSELVLKELSSSTTVQRLNLQQGPVHDVKYASSSRKGLLGCLNGDTLQLFCTKLP; encoded by the exons ATGGCCGACCCTCACCCTATCTACCTCGATCTCGCCGATTCATCTCTACTCGACGACAACGACGAGGCCTCAGAAGAACCATCCGTCATCGGCGAGATCCAAATTGAAGACTCCGAAGACGATtaccaagaagaagaacaagaacaacttCCCCACCCACAAATCGAGCCCAATTACGCGATCTATCTCTCCACAATTGGCCCCCCTGACGAGCCCATCCAACCCGACTCGGATTACGAACGGCATCCCGCGAGCGGCAAGCGGAGAAAGATCGGATCTCGGGAGACGGCGGCGTTTGAGACCGGAGAGAGCTCGCAGGGCAGTCAGTGGAAATCGAATGAGATTGATGGATTGTTTTGCCCGATTTGTATGGAGGCTTGGACTAGTGATGGCGATCACTGCACCTG CTGTCTTCCTTGTGGACACATCTTCGGAATGTCGTGCATCAAAAAATGGCTGGGCAAGTGTCACAAGCAGAAG TGTCCTCAATGCAATGCCAGATGCAAGTTGAAAGACATTAGGAAGCTTTTCGCGCCGCAGGTCATTTCTGTTGATGAAGAATCACAAAAG AGGATTCATTTGCTTGAGGCTAAATGTGCTTCTCATGAGAAGGAG CAAGCAGAATGGCATAAGAGGGAAGCTAAACTGCTCAAGGAACAGGGTGTACTAGAACGAAAAATTCAACAGCTTATGGAG AGCAAAgcatcaggatatgctattgggggatttgaaaAGAGATTTGTATCTGACAATAACATATTAGCTGGAAGGTCTAATG GGCAACCATTTGGCTCTAACCTCCGTGGACAAGCATATACGTGCAGCTTCAAATTAGAG AAGGAGTTGCGTGTAGCTGGTGCTCGTGTGTTTGACGTCGACACTTCTAAAcaaattttgttaatttcGCGAAGGCATGCTGGGATAGGTGGAAAAGATGTTCTTACCAAA ATGAGCCTGATACCTCCATATGACAGAGATGATATTCTTCTTCCTAGCTCTATAAATTCTATCAGGGACCTACGTATTTCTCCCTCTAACAGCAACCTTGCACTCTGTGCTTGCCTAGGAAAGAAATTGGCAGTTTTCAG TACGGAGAACAACAACGTCATTGTCTCCTATGACCTACCG GCTGCTGCTTGGACATGCTCATGGGATCTCAAcgattcaaattatatatatgctggATTACAG AATGGCTATCTTATGGTATTTGACATGCGGCAAACCTCAGGGCCTGTTGAATACCTGAAAGGGCTGACAAGCAACCCAATTCATACCGTGCATTCCCTTTCATATAATTCAGCTCTTCCCCCTTGTGTTAGAACAGTGATGTCCGCATCGTCAATTGGCTTATGTCTGTGGAACTTTGGTGGTGCTGAAAAGGG GCCAATTTTAGTCCCTGAAACAGAAAACCAAGGAGTTTGTATATCTCTTGCCTATTGCCCTAGAACAGACGACATTGTTGCTTCCTATCGCCCCAAAGTTGAATTTTCTGATGAGACAGCTTTTACGCAACCAATGTTTACTCCTACACGTGCCATCGGACAAGGAACAGTTGGTTCCCATGTTCTTTTAAAGAGAGCAAGCAGCAGCGGTCATTTTCTAAAGTTGGGGTCTTCAGTCGCCAATGTATGTGATATTGGCCTGCCAAAATCCGCAATTATCAACATAGAAAGTCGCGGCAGATTGTTTGCATATGAAGATAAACTAACTTCTGAACTAGTTTTAAAAGAGCTGTCATCTTCTACCACTGTTCAGCGCCTCAACTTACAGCAAGGTCCTGTTCACGATGTTAAGTACGCATCTTCTTCAAGGAAAGGTCTCCTCGGTTGTTTAAATGGCGACACGCTACAACTCTTTTGTACCAAGCTTCCATGA
- the LOC126800672 gene encoding uncharacterized protein LOC126800672 isoform X2: MADPHPIYLDLADSSLLDDNDEASEEPSVIGEIQIEDSEDDYQEEEQEQLPHPQIEPNYAIYLSTIGPPDEPIQPDSDYERHPASGKRRKIGSRETAAFETGESSQGSQWKSNEIDGLFCPICMEAWTSDGDHCTCCLPCGHIFGMSCIKKWLGKCHKQKCPQCNARCKLKDIRKLFAPQVISVDEESQKRIHLLEAKCASHEKEQAEWHKREAKLLKEQGVLERKIQQLMESKASGYAIGGFEKRFVSDNNILAGRSNGQPFGSNLRGQAYTCSFKLEELRVAGARVFDVDTSKQILLISRRHAGIGGKDVLTKMSLIPPYDRDDILLPSSINSIRDLRISPSNSNLALCACLGKKLAVFSTENNNVIVSYDLPAAAWTCSWDLNDSNYIYAGLQNGYLMVFDMRQTSGPVEYLKGLTSNPIHTVHSLSYNSALPPCVRTVMSASSIGLCLWNFGGAEKGPILVPETENQGVCISLAYCPRTDDIVASYRPKVEFSDETAFTQPMFTPTRAIGQGTVGSHVLLKRASSSGHFLKLGSSVANVCDIGLPKSAIINIESRGRLFAYEDKLTSELVLKELSSSTTVQRLNLQQGPVHDVKYASSSRKGLLGCLNGDTLQLFCTKLP; the protein is encoded by the exons ATGGCCGACCCTCACCCTATCTACCTCGATCTCGCCGATTCATCTCTACTCGACGACAACGACGAGGCCTCAGAAGAACCATCCGTCATCGGCGAGATCCAAATTGAAGACTCCGAAGACGATtaccaagaagaagaacaagaacaacttCCCCACCCACAAATCGAGCCCAATTACGCGATCTATCTCTCCACAATTGGCCCCCCTGACGAGCCCATCCAACCCGACTCGGATTACGAACGGCATCCCGCGAGCGGCAAGCGGAGAAAGATCGGATCTCGGGAGACGGCGGCGTTTGAGACCGGAGAGAGCTCGCAGGGCAGTCAGTGGAAATCGAATGAGATTGATGGATTGTTTTGCCCGATTTGTATGGAGGCTTGGACTAGTGATGGCGATCACTGCACCTG CTGTCTTCCTTGTGGACACATCTTCGGAATGTCGTGCATCAAAAAATGGCTGGGCAAGTGTCACAAGCAGAAG TGTCCTCAATGCAATGCCAGATGCAAGTTGAAAGACATTAGGAAGCTTTTCGCGCCGCAGGTCATTTCTGTTGATGAAGAATCACAAAAG AGGATTCATTTGCTTGAGGCTAAATGTGCTTCTCATGAGAAGGAG CAAGCAGAATGGCATAAGAGGGAAGCTAAACTGCTCAAGGAACAGGGTGTACTAGAACGAAAAATTCAACAGCTTATGGAG AGCAAAgcatcaggatatgctattgggggatttgaaaAGAGATTTGTATCTGACAATAACATATTAGCTGGAAGGTCTAATG GGCAACCATTTGGCTCTAACCTCCGTGGACAAGCATATACGTGCAGCTTCAAATTAGAG GAGTTGCGTGTAGCTGGTGCTCGTGTGTTTGACGTCGACACTTCTAAAcaaattttgttaatttcGCGAAGGCATGCTGGGATAGGTGGAAAAGATGTTCTTACCAAA ATGAGCCTGATACCTCCATATGACAGAGATGATATTCTTCTTCCTAGCTCTATAAATTCTATCAGGGACCTACGTATTTCTCCCTCTAACAGCAACCTTGCACTCTGTGCTTGCCTAGGAAAGAAATTGGCAGTTTTCAG TACGGAGAACAACAACGTCATTGTCTCCTATGACCTACCG GCTGCTGCTTGGACATGCTCATGGGATCTCAAcgattcaaattatatatatgctggATTACAG AATGGCTATCTTATGGTATTTGACATGCGGCAAACCTCAGGGCCTGTTGAATACCTGAAAGGGCTGACAAGCAACCCAATTCATACCGTGCATTCCCTTTCATATAATTCAGCTCTTCCCCCTTGTGTTAGAACAGTGATGTCCGCATCGTCAATTGGCTTATGTCTGTGGAACTTTGGTGGTGCTGAAAAGGG GCCAATTTTAGTCCCTGAAACAGAAAACCAAGGAGTTTGTATATCTCTTGCCTATTGCCCTAGAACAGACGACATTGTTGCTTCCTATCGCCCCAAAGTTGAATTTTCTGATGAGACAGCTTTTACGCAACCAATGTTTACTCCTACACGTGCCATCGGACAAGGAACAGTTGGTTCCCATGTTCTTTTAAAGAGAGCAAGCAGCAGCGGTCATTTTCTAAAGTTGGGGTCTTCAGTCGCCAATGTATGTGATATTGGCCTGCCAAAATCCGCAATTATCAACATAGAAAGTCGCGGCAGATTGTTTGCATATGAAGATAAACTAACTTCTGAACTAGTTTTAAAAGAGCTGTCATCTTCTACCACTGTTCAGCGCCTCAACTTACAGCAAGGTCCTGTTCACGATGTTAAGTACGCATCTTCTTCAAGGAAAGGTCTCCTCGGTTGTTTAAATGGCGACACGCTACAACTCTTTTGTACCAAGCTTCCATGA
- the LOC126800680 gene encoding SKP1-like protein 1B, giving the protein MIEDDCAEGIIPLPNVTSKILAKVIEYCCKHVEAAEKNSSYGPSNTEDDKLKTWDKEFVKDVEPDQNVLFDLILAANYLNIKSLLDLTCEHVANMMKGKSAEEIRATFHIVNDYTQEEEEEVRRENQWAFE; this is encoded by the coding sequence ATGATCGAGGACGACTGCGCCGAGGGCATTATTCCTCTCCCGAACGTCACCAGCAAGATCCTGGCAAAGGTCATCGAGTACTGTTGCAAACACGTTGAAGCCGCCGAGAAAAACAGCAGCTATGGCCCCAGCAACACCGAGGACGATAAACTCAAAACGTGGGATAAGGAGTTCGTGAAGGATGTTGAGCCTGACCAAAATGTGCTGTTTGATTTGATTCTGGCGGCGAATTACTTGAACATCAAGAGCCTTTTGGACCTGACATGCGAACATGTTGCGAACATGATGAAGGGGAAAAGCGCGGAGGAGATAAGAGCGACATTCCATATCGTAAATGACTACACccaggaggaagaggaggaggttCGTCGTGAAAACCAGTGGGCTTTTGAATAA